Part of the Phalacrocorax carbo chromosome 9, bPhaCar2.1, whole genome shotgun sequence genome is shown below.
CTCCCCAGGGCGTGCTTCTTCTGCGCAGGAAAGGCGCAGCAGCAATTCCCACTGCTGACGGAGCTGTGTGTTCTCCGTGTCCAGCGTGCTTGGTTCTGCAGGACCAGCTCCCCGGGGAGTGCCGCCACGCCTGGCCCTGTGCGTGAAGATGTGCACCTCTGCCAtagcacagctctctggccaCGTCCCGCTGATGGtaagcctggcctctgcctactcgatgctcaggaaggtgtccgagtcaccttgctgcaccccaaacagcatctcaatcaggaggagactatcagaagcatccacaacccggagcttgcaggagcgcctggagggcagcactgTGAGGCGGCTGTGTCGCGACCGAGGCAAAACCTGCCAGGCAGCACGTACCAATGTCTGGAACCAACGTGTGGTTTTCTCCACGTCTAGGTAGGGGCCGGTGCAGAGGGTGCCTAGCAGGCTGGGACCCTGatttctcctcagctcctccttggggtggtggaggaagcacagcatgtcCTTCACCAGCCGCTCCCTCGTGCAGGTACACACCAGCTCCACGCGGAGGCGGGAGTTCCTTGCCGGCATCTCCTCATCAGTGCCCAGCTCGAGGTGGAAGGCGTGCCCGCGGGGGGCCTGCAGGGGCACGAGCAGGCGGTAGACGGCGTCATCCTCACGGGGACTCCAGCCTTGGCAGAAACTGCCCTCCCCAATGGCTGGCATCAGTCGCGGCATGAAACTATTCCTGCAGAGTCTTCGGCAGGTACGCAGAAgttcatccaccagctcctccaccatgaCAAATGATTCTGGCACGTCCAGAAGGCGCTCCGCCAAAATTCTGCCCACATCCAGAGCAACactgggtttttcttcttgctcctgcctgtgccccttctttctgcaactgcctttcttgctgcatGTGTCGGTCTCATGGCTCCTTCTGCTGAGCCACCACCAGAGCCCaaagagcaggaccaggactcCAGCAATGGCCCAGAACTGtcgctgctgcaaggcagcaaagagcagagctccccaggccacattgctctgctcctggctgctctgctccagctcctgcagcagccgagacatctccaggctcagcagctgcgcACGTTGCTGCATGCGCTCACGCGTGGCCTCATCCAGCTCATCACCGACCTTCTGCGGGTACCAAATGGTCCCTAGCAGAACCCGGATGAGGAATTCTGTGGCAGCCATGgcctgcgggaggagggagagaaggggttgagtgtggctggaagggagggaggtggtggcggggggagctgggggcagggaggagagggggcaaggcagctgggaggcagcaaggcctgcGCCCACCCGCGGCAGCGGCATCACCGTGCCCTGCCCAAGGCGCTCCCACGAGTGGCTGTGCCCTCGATGCAGGGTGAGAACCCACCCCACCGGGGGCGCGCGCTTCTGCCCCGGCCCTcgtccagcccagcctctgcctgcgtGCGCACTCACCGCTGGCCCAGGCTGTACTGGGGCAGGGCGTCCTGCTGGCGCCCCTGATAACCGCCCCCATTGTGACTCgtcccctctgctgtcacaggcgcCAGAGCGCATCACGGGCACGCCCGCCGGCCAgccccgcccctcggccccACCCTGGAGCAGCAACTCACAGCTGCTTCAAGCATCCATAGCTTGATAGCCCAATGGCTCCCCTtacaaagcagacaaaagaCCCCTGAAACCCTCACCAAACCTAAGATCCGGTGACATGTGCCATGGATACTGTCAGTGGTtgagcacagctgggcaccaggTCTCACCAAACCGCTCAATCATTTCCGCTCCACAtgactgcaggaggagaaaatgacaacaaaatgcagtgcttttcgataaagacagggagatcactcagcaattaccaccACTGGCAAAACAGTGACTCGATTAGGGGAAAttacttcattaatttattactttattaccaatcaaCTGCATTACTGGAATCCCTAATGTATACGATGAACAAAGAAAGAGCCAGCACAGATCCCCAGATGAGCTATTAGTGGTGGCAGGTATACccctgaggaaaaggaggtgcTGTTTACAGTCGCTAACACTGAGGCCAAGAGTCACCCAGCATTGGGCAGTTTTCCGTGCtaggctgcctggcacagcgGCCCATACCTCCTGCATCCTAGAGCTCTCATCTCAGTATCAGCCAGCCAGCAAAGGCAAGCGACCAGCTTCAGCATTCTCTTTGTTCATGGAAATCAACCTATTTCCTTGACAGTTAATAGTTATCAGCAGGAATTTGGCTTTGCAGTTCTTAAATAACAAACCAGGAAGTCTGAGGACGTCTGTTGCAGAAAGCTTTAGCATAAGTGTTTAACAGCTTGGCATAAGATCACagcataaaaaccaaaatgaccTGTGTTAGAAGACTGAACATTCTGTCCGCAGTTTTGAGTAACAGATATCTATAGAACTGTAAGCAAGTGTAAAAACAAGGCTCGTCTAATGGTTTCAGCCCTAAGCACAACAGGAAGTACAACCACAATCACATGGTAAGGCATTTCCATGGCAACTGATAACCTTTTCCATTAAACTGGAGTTAATTTCAGGCTATAATCTGCCAAAGGACAGGGAATGCACAAGGACGAAGCAAGATAGCTAACACCAtatgtagaaaaaggaaatggctgaACTGTGGGCGTGATGGGAGTGGAAAGGAGCAAGAGCAGGACTCGGCATAAGAAAACCCTGTCTCAGCGTGTCATGTCACAGGCAGGAAATGCTCCCTGCACTCCATTGCCACTGGATGTCACTACGTGGGTTTCCCTGCAATCGACTGTGTAAATAACGCACGTGCAAGAAGTCTGCATCGCTTCGCTTTCCCTGGTCCCTAAACGGTGTCATGGGTCTCTCCTAGCTTAGGAgcaaaaagtattaattaactGGCTTACGAGATACGCTGCCTCCATGGTTGCCAGGGCCCTGACCAGCCCCCCCAGGCCTTCCCTCCGCCCTGTCCATGGCCCAGAATCCCCCTGCAGCTCAAACCAGGGCTGTCAGTCCCCGTCAGAGCGACACTTCAGGTTGTCAgtttccagcttcccccagccttgcctggcctggccATGGGCTCCGTTGAGCCAGGCCCACCAGTGGGCCACtatcccagcctggcctcggcCTGGCcttgtccccacagccctgagctgcaggttgACTTCCTGGCCTGAACTCATCCTGCCTCATCACCGTGAACCTGCTTGATGATCTGCAGGCATGAGTGAACCTGCCAAGGGTCTCCAGGCCTGCCCCACTACCTGGATGGAGGTGGTGGGACAGGCCTTTGTCTTAGCACACTCAGCTCCTGACTTCCAGGCCCTGAGGGAGCGGCTGGCCCTCGCTGTACCCTGGCACAAGTGTCCAGAGTGCCATGATGCCTAGGTTCTGCTGTAAGTCCTTCCCAGGAAActgcaccccaaccccccacaaTCCTCTGCACCCTAATAGATCCTGTTGTTGCGGTACCTGAAAGCTACAGATTAAGTGGCCGTGGGGCAGTCCCAAAGGAAGGTTGAACTGGACCACCAGAAGCCCTCCTGTCAATTTAAGAGCTGTGGAGAAGTGTCACTGCTTGATAGCTGGACCTGTTGGTTTCCCACAACTGCAAACTACAGTGATGATGCCTTACAGCCACTTCTCCACATCCCTcttgaggaaaaagcagcattgaATAGGTCTACCACTCCAGCTGGCCCAAGGTCACGGGGAATGTGAGAGAAGAGCTTCCCTAACcagcaatttgttttaattaactaGCGTTCCTTCCTGGGAAAGGTTGAGGGGTTCAGCTGTTTGGAAGGCAgggggcaagatgatctcctgGGGCATGTTCTCATTGCCAGAGAAGAGGTGGTCAAGGCgattctcctccaggcagcagcgcAGGTATCTCATGGTATCCTGCAGCCGCAGCAGGAAATCCCTCCTGCGCCAGCCTGACAGGGGTATGGTGGTCAGGAGGGGCATCACAGCTGTCATCAAGGTGTTGGTGGAAAAGCCTGCGCCCACCGTGATATCGACTTACCCAAGTGAACCGAGTTGATTGTTAATAAAGTAATTTCCCCAAATCGAGTCACCCGGCCTTGTCCTGCCGGGTGGGTCTGCGCTTTCTGGCTGTcagggctctggctgcctggggagctgtgagttgctgctccggggtggggccgaggggcggggcTGGCCGGCGGGCGTGCCCGTGATGCGCTCTGgcgcctgtgacagcagaggggacGAGTCACAATGGGGGCGGTTATCAGGGGCGCCAGCAGGACGCCCTGCCCCAGTACAGCCTGGGCCAGCGGTGAGTGCGCacgcaggcagaggctgggctggacgAGGGCCGGGGCAGAAGCGCGCGCCCCCGGTGGGGTGGGTTCTCACCCTGCATCGAGGGCACAGCCGCTCGTGGGAGCGCCTTGGGCAGGGCACGGTGATGCCGCTGCCGCGGGTGGGCgcaggccttgctgcctcccagctgccttgccccctctcctccctgcccccagctccccccgccaccacctccctcccttccagccacactcaaccccttctctccctcctcccgcaggcCATGGCTGCCACAGAATTCCTCATCCGGGTTCTGCTAGGGACCATTTGGTACCCGCAGAAGGTTGGTGATGAGCTGGATGAGGCCACGCGCGAGCGCATGCAGCAACGTGCGCAGCTGCTGAGCTTGGAGATGtctcggctgctgcaggagctgaagcagagcagccagaggcAAAGGAGCCAGGTTCAGACGAGCCAAGAGCCAAGCGTCATGAcctggggagctctgctctttgctgccttgcagcagcgaCAGTTCTGGGCCATTGCTGgagtcctggtcctgctctttGGGCTCTGGTGGTGGCTCAGCAGAAGGAGCCATGAGACCGACAGatgcagcaagaaaggcagttgcagaaagaagggacacaggcaggagcaagaaggaaaacccagtgTTGCTCTGGATGTGGGCAGAATTTTGGCGGAGCGCCTTCTGGACGTGCCAGAATCATTTGtcatggtggaggagctggtggatgaacTTCTGCGTACCTGCCGAAGACTCTGCAGGAATAGTTTCATGCCGCGACTGATGCCAGCCATTGGGGAGGGCAGTTTCTGCCAAGGCTGGAGTCCCCGTGAGGATGGCGCCGTCTACCGCCTGCTCGTGCCCCTGCAGGCCCCCCGCGGGCACGCCTTCCACCTCGAGCTGGGCACTGATGAGGAGATGCCGGCAAGGAACTCCCGCCTCCGCGTGGAGCTGGTGTGTACCTGCATGAGGGAGCGGCTGGTGAAGgacatgctgtgcttcctccaccaccccaaggaggagctgaggagaaatCAGGGTCCCAGCCTGCTAGGCACCCTCTGCACCGGCCCCTACCTAGACGTGGAGAAAACCACACGCTGGTTCCAGATATTGGTACGTGCAACCTGGTGGGTTTTGCCTCGGTCGCGACACAGCCGCCTCACAGCGCTGCCCTCCAGGCGCTCCTGCAAGCTCCGGGTTGTGGATGCTTCTGATAGTCTCCTCCTGATTGAGATGCTGTTTGGGGTGCAGCAAGGTGACTCGGACACCTTCCTGAGCATCGAgtaggcagaggccaggcttaCCATCAGCGGGACGtggccagagagctgtgctaTGGCAGAGGTGCCAACATGCCAATAAATCACTTGTTGAACACACAAGCGCTGCGTCCCTGAGGTTCCATGCATCACTTTGCTGGGGAATGCGGGCATGGGGTGCTGACAGCTCAGCTGCCACACAGTCGGccaacattttgcagaagagcgGGTGCAGTGCCCTCTGGTTTCAGTGATTCATTGGGCCTTGCCTTCCCAGGTGGTGCAGGCTAAT
Proteins encoded:
- the LOC135314967 gene encoding LOW QUALITY PROTEIN: inositol 1,4,5-trisphosphate receptor-interacting protein-like 1 (The sequence of the model RefSeq protein was modified relative to this genomic sequence to represent the inferred CDS: substituted 1 base at 1 genomic stop codon), which translates into the protein MAATEFLIRVLLGTIWYPQKVGDELDEATRERMQQRAQLLSLEMSRLLQELEQSSQEQSNVAWGALLFAALQQRQFWAIAGVLVLLFGLWWWLSRRSHETDTCSKKGSCRKKGHRQEQEEKPSVALDVGRILAERLLDVPESFVMVEELVDELLRTCRRLCRNSFMPRLMPAIGEGSFCQGWSPREDDAVYRLLVPLQAPRGHAFHLELGTDEEMPARNSRLRVELVCTCTRERLVKDMLCFLHHPKEELRRNQGPSLLGTLCTGPYLDVEKTTRWFQTLVRAAWQVLPRSRHSRLTVLPSRRSCKLRVVDASDSLLLIEMLFGVQQGDSDTFLSIEXAEARLTISGTWPESCAMAEVHIFTHRARRGGTPRGAGPAEPSTLDTENTQLRQQWELLLRLSCAEEARPGERGPMRLKGPLQGGLRQRHPLPAGRIQAQRDLTKRYLTRTYYYFAKQPSFCGITIHLFFLDLNDPGVGLATGTHQLHAEAGVPCRHLLVSAQLEVEGVPAGGLQGHEQAVDGVILTGTPALAETALPNGWHQSRHETIPAESSAGFSTDTLMTAVMPLLTTIPLSGWRRRDFLLRLQDTMRYLRCCLEENRLDHLFFGNENMPQEIILPPAFQTAEPLNLSQEGMLVN